One genomic window of Acidobacteriota bacterium includes the following:
- a CDS encoding biopolymer transporter ExbD — protein MAHHKHFGAEENVKSKALTASADMNVTPLIDVLLVLLIIFMAALPLTQKGLDINLPLDTKSKTEINEPSSQIVLEYTADRRISVNKQDVSIGELETRLRNIFEQRKDKTMFIVGDGRLRYGDITDVIDAAKGAGVEKVGIVTEGMRQAAGVATGG, from the coding sequence ATGGCACACCACAAGCATTTCGGCGCAGAGGAGAACGTCAAGTCGAAGGCACTGACGGCGAGCGCGGACATGAACGTCACGCCGCTGATCGACGTGCTCCTCGTGCTGCTGATTATCTTCATGGCGGCGCTGCCGCTGACGCAGAAGGGCCTCGACATCAATCTGCCGCTCGATACCAAGAGCAAGACCGAGATCAATGAGCCGAGCAGCCAGATCGTTCTCGAGTACACCGCGGACCGGCGCATCTCGGTGAACAAGCAGGACGTCAGCATCGGGGAGTTGGAGACCCGCCTGCGCAACATCTTCGAGCAGCGCAAGGACAAGACGATGTTCATCGTGGGCGACGGACGGTTGCGCTACGGTGACATCACCGACGTCATCGACGCCGCCAAGGGCGCGGGTGTCGAGAAGGTCGGCATCGTCACCGAGGGGATGCGCCAGGCGGCTGGCGTGGCCACCGGCGGCTAG